The following coding sequences are from one Bacteroidota bacterium window:
- a CDS encoding rhodanese-like domain-containing protein has protein sequence MKKLILLFVALVSFASISKAQNPVVTNLSSERFKAIIENDKNGTIIDLRTTEELEKKGFIKGAIQLDYLAKDSEKQIDKLDKNKTYYIYCAGGGRSSEAAAYMEKSGFKRVYTLEKGLSEWLQKGFPVEKK, from the coding sequence ATGAAAAAACTAATCCTATTATTTGTAGCGCTTGTGTCATTCGCAAGTATCAGTAAAGCTCAAAACCCTGTTGTTACTAATCTTTCTTCGGAGCGATTCAAAGCAATTATCGAAAATGATAAAAACGGAACCATCATCGATTTAAGAACAACGGAAGAGTTAGAGAAAAAAGGATTCATCAAAGGGGCTATTCAGTTGGATTATTTGGCGAAAGATTCTGAAAAGCAAATTGATAAATTGGATAAAAACAAAACGTATTACATCTATTGTGCAGGTGGTGGAAGAAGTTCGGAAGCAGCAGCATACATGGAAAAATCAGGTTTCAAAAGAGTATACACACTTGAAAAAGGATTGTCGGAGTGGTTGCAAAAAGGATTTCCTGTAGAGAAGAAATAA
- a CDS encoding MBL fold metallo-hydrolase, whose product MYIEQLYTGCLAEAAYYIESDGEVAIIDPLRETEPYIELANKRNAKIKYVFETHFHADFVSGHVDLARKTNASIVFGPTAKTGYDTIVAKDEEVFTVGSVKLKVLHTPGHTMESSCFLLIDENGKNHSVFTGDTLFVGDVGRPDLAIKSDLTIDDLAGMLYDSLNTKIKTLADDVVVYPGHGAGSSCGKNIGKETFSTIGTQKQLNYAMQDMSKHEFIKAVTEGLSAAPQYFAWDAKLNKEGYSSIDDVLKNNTKALSVEEVETEISKGALVLDVRSPDDFEKGYVPNAINIGLNGQYAPWVGALVDTKANLVLVTDEGKEAEAVLRLARVGYENVKGYLNGGMAAWENAGKKMDTIESISAEKFVAELNTDSNVLDVRKLGEVEGGMIENANHICLSQLQNELDNLDKNKHYTIHCAGGYRSMMAASIMKQKGFKKITNVLGGMGKIKATGIKLVVPAVI is encoded by the coding sequence ATGTACATCGAACAACTTTATACAGGATGTTTAGCTGAAGCAGCATATTACATCGAATCGGATGGTGAAGTAGCAATCATTGATCCTTTGCGCGAAACAGAACCATATATTGAATTAGCAAACAAACGAAATGCTAAAATCAAATATGTGTTTGAAACGCATTTTCATGCGGATTTTGTATCCGGACATGTGGATTTGGCGCGTAAAACAAATGCATCTATTGTATTCGGACCTACAGCAAAAACAGGTTACGATACCATTGTAGCAAAAGATGAAGAAGTGTTTACTGTAGGAAGTGTGAAGTTAAAAGTATTGCACACACCCGGACATACCATGGAATCGTCTTGCTTTTTATTGATAGATGAAAATGGAAAGAATCATTCCGTCTTTACCGGAGATACTTTGTTTGTTGGGGATGTAGGTCGCCCGGATTTAGCAATTAAAAGTGATTTAACGATTGATGATCTTGCAGGGATGTTATACGATTCACTCAATACAAAAATAAAAACACTTGCGGATGATGTGGTTGTGTATCCCGGACATGGTGCCGGTTCGTCTTGCGGAAAAAATATCGGGAAAGAAACATTTTCTACCATCGGTACGCAAAAACAATTGAATTATGCGATGCAAGACATGAGCAAACATGAATTCATCAAAGCTGTTACTGAAGGCTTGTCTGCTGCTCCTCAATATTTTGCTTGGGATGCAAAATTGAACAAAGAAGGGTATTCCAGTATTGATGACGTTTTAAAAAATAATACAAAAGCACTTTCAGTAGAAGAAGTAGAAACAGAAATTTCAAAAGGTGCATTGGTGTTGGACGTGCGTTCACCGGATGATTTTGAAAAAGGATATGTTCCCAATGCAATTAATATTGGTTTAAACGGACAATACGCTCCTTGGGTTGGAGCATTGGTAGATACAAAAGCTAATTTAGTGTTAGTAACGGATGAAGGAAAAGAAGCGGAAGCGGTATTGCGTTTGGCACGTGTAGGTTATGAAAACGTGAAAGGATATTTGAATGGCGGAATGGCTGCTTGGGAAAATGCAGGAAAAAAGATGGATACGATTGAGAGCATTTCTGCTGAAAAATTTGTTGCAGAGTTGAATACCGATTCGAATGTATTGGACGTAAGAAAATTGGGTGAGGTTGAAGGCGGTATGATTGAAAATGCAAACCACATTTGTTTGTCGCAATTACAAAATGAATTGGACAACTTGGATAAAAATAAACATTACACCATTCATTGTGCAGGAGGGTATCGTTCAATGATGGCTGCTTCCATTATGAAACAAAAAGGGTTTAAAAAAATCACGAATGTGTTGGGTGGAATGGGTAAAATAAAAGCAACTGGCATAAAATTGGTAGTACCTGCCGTAATATAA
- a CDS encoding sulfite exporter TauE/SafE family protein translates to MEYLGYFAAILIGILLGVIGAGGSILTIPVLVYLIGIEPVHATSYSLFIVGVSALIGGLRYLKNNLICLRTMLVFGIPSVISIFFTRKYLLHKIPDHLFSIGSLEITKSAALMILLAVLMIIASYTMIRKPSSVRIDLHKHNNEQYRYFLIFQQGILVGTLVGLVGAGGGFLIIPALVVLAKLPMKKAVGTSLAIIAINSAVGFLSDFGTHQFDWKFILIFSGFAIGGIILGSYLSKYISSAKLKPGFGWFILVMGVYIISMELFFS, encoded by the coding sequence ATGGAGTATTTAGGGTATTTCGCGGCAATTTTAATTGGCATATTATTAGGGGTGATTGGTGCAGGTGGCTCAATTCTCACCATTCCTGTTTTAGTATATCTTATCGGTATTGAACCGGTGCATGCTACTTCGTATTCCTTATTTATTGTAGGTGTTTCGGCTTTGATTGGCGGATTGCGTTATTTAAAAAACAATTTGATTTGTTTGCGCACCATGCTGGTATTCGGAATACCATCTGTGATCAGCATTTTTTTTACAAGAAAATATTTACTTCATAAAATTCCGGATCATTTATTCTCAATCGGTTCTTTGGAGATCACAAAAAGTGCGGCTTTGATGATTTTGTTGGCGGTGCTCATGATTATTGCATCCTATACAATGATTCGAAAGCCATCCTCGGTGCGCATCGACTTGCATAAACATAACAATGAACAATACCGTTATTTTCTAATTTTTCAGCAAGGAATTCTGGTGGGAACATTGGTTGGATTGGTTGGTGCCGGAGGCGGTTTTTTAATTATTCCGGCATTAGTAGTATTGGCGAAATTACCAATGAAAAAAGCAGTTGGAACATCCTTGGCGATTATTGCAATTAATTCAGCTGTTGGTTTTTTGAGTGATTTTGGAACGCATCAATTTGATTGGAAATTTATTTTGATTTTCTCCGGATTTGCTATCGGTGGAATCATCTTAGGAAGTTACCTTTCAAAGTACATCAGCAGTGCAAAACTAAAACCCGGATTCGGCTGGTTCATCCTGGTTATGGGTGTTTACATCATCAGCATGGAACTTTTTTTTAGCTAA